One Heptranchias perlo isolate sHepPer1 chromosome 2, sHepPer1.hap1, whole genome shotgun sequence DNA segment encodes these proteins:
- the sec61g gene encoding protein transport protein Sec61 subunit gamma, translating to MDQVMQFVEPSRQFVKDSIRLVKRCTKPDRKEFQKIAMATAIGFAIMGFIGFFVKLIHIPINNIIVGG from the exons ATGGATCAAGTAATGCAGTTTGTGGAGCCCAGCCGCCAATTTGTGAAGGATTCAATCAGACTTGTGAAAAGATGTACAAAGCCGGACAGGAAAG AATTTCAGAAGATTGCCATGGCAACAGCTATTGGATTTGCCATCATGGGATTCATTGGTTTCTTTGTGAAGCTCATCCACATCCCTATTAATAACATTATTGT